The window GGGATAGTGAAGTGAAGCGACGCTTTCTCATGTACATGCCATCCAAACAAAAACCCGCATGTATATGCATAAGCAATCCACCTACCCACAAGCCCGGGTTGCGGTTTCTTCCAAGCTTTGATCAGACACGGAGTAATGGCAAGTAACACCATCACAAACGTTGTCAATGGAGTGATCTGAGGGAGAACAGCAAACGGTGAAGAGTCCCCAACTAAACCTCCAGTGAAAGAAGCCGAAGGAACCTGAACGTCGAACCCGAGCTTCCGCAGCGTAAAGGCAAGACCTTTATCGAGTATTATATAGAAAACCCAAAAGTTAGGTGCCCAGTAAGCATGACACAACCCTCTCCCAAAAGGAAACATTCTACTTATCACTTGCTGTATCtgcaacacaacaacaacactaCACACCATAAGTTTGACTCAATATACAAAAAAGGCATTGACTTTCACTGCAAACCGGACAAATAACTCATGAAACTGACAAGTAACAGCGGTTTCTAAGACAGTATTCAATGTAATAAGACAGCAAGGcttaaaaactaaaactttCTTACTACTAACCTGTCCATTGTATATAAACGGTCCAAAAGCTGCGGCGAAAACCGCCACAACAACCGAACCAAGAGCCACAAGCCGTCGCAAACCGGTAGCTAAACCGGCCCAGCAGTAATGCCTAAGGAGATAAACGAAGTAAACCGGAGCAGCGACAGCGAACAAATGCTTGAAACACAACACAACAGCGAAGAGAAACCCACCAATCAGATCTCTCCCATCTTGCAGAAACGAAACCGACAGCAACAACCAACCAAGCAAGAACCCATTGTACTGAAAATGAACGTGATCAACCATCAACAGCCCCGGAGACCAAACCACCAGAACACAGATCAGGTTCCGCTTCAAAGTCTCAACCTTTCGAGTCAATCTGTAAACAccgaggaggagagagagatcggAGAAGATAACGGTGATGCGCTGGAAGTAGACGACGGAGTCTGCGCTGTAATCGAGACCTTTGT is drawn from Brassica rapa cultivar Chiifu-401-42 chromosome A05, CAAS_Brap_v3.01, whole genome shotgun sequence and contains these coding sequences:
- the LOC103866821 gene encoding probable dolichyl pyrophosphate Glc1Man9GlcNAc2 alpha-1,3-glucosyltransferase; the protein is MDGDRRHLLLWFFAAATAVKLLLIPSYRSTDFEVHRNWLAITHSLPLSEWYFDETSQWTLDYPPFFAYFERFLSFFARLLDPKIVDLHKGLDYSADSVVYFQRITVIFSDLSLLLGVYRLTRKVETLKRNLICVLVVWSPGLLMVDHVHFQYNGFLLGWLLLSVSFLQDGRDLIGGFLFAVVLCFKHLFAVAAPVYFVYLLRHYCWAGLATGLRRLVALGSVVVAVFAAAFGPFIYNGQIQQVISRMFPFGRGLCHAYWAPNFWVFYIILDKGLAFTLRKLGFDVQVPSASFTGGLVGDSSPFAVLPQITPLTTFVMVLLAITPCLIKAWKKPQPGLVGRWIAYAYTCGFLFGWHVHEKASLHFTIPLAIVAVQSLEDAKHYFLVSIVYCYSLFPLLYEPQEYPIKVLLLLLHSMVMWLGFTALYSDEKALKEKEGGESKSKFEIGCIEKGYLIGLVLVEIVSQFLHPYFLGDRYAFMPLMLISTYCAVGIMYSWIWQLLKILT